A section of the Pochonia chlamydosporia 170 chromosome 2, whole genome shotgun sequence genome encodes:
- a CDS encoding MFS myo-inositol transporter (similar to Neosartorya fischeri NRRL 181 XP_001267410.1), with translation MDSSQAPLMADHSQGDDLDYDRTDDDRCERPTKDAHASPGIFMVILTIAAGISGLLFGYDTGVISATLVSIGTSLSNRELTSMDKSIITSSTSLFALLISPFSSVLADRLGRKRVVLYADILFILGAVLQAISSTVAIMVVGRCIIGAGVGAASFVVPLYIAELAPASHRGRLVTATVMFITMGQMVAYVIGWAFSAYGSEQTGWRWMVGLGAVPAGIQAVIVVFMPETPRWLVKAGKSAKAKAIVQRVNGGAGATEEAGAIIKEIEIEIREEENVRRLRDQQSARWKWLGTWRDLISEGKNRRALAIACLLQGLQQLCGFNSLMYFSATIFTVVGFSNPTLTSLTVAVTNFLFTSVALGLVDRIGRRRVLLYSIPFMILGLLFAAFGFSFLSFSDTNSHSHKHPEAGTQGAAYIILVSIMLYVASYALGLGNVPWMQSELFPLSVRSLGSGIATATNWSANFVIGLTFLPLMDALSPSWTFVLYAVICGVGYFLVWRIYPETAGLSLEEATALLERGWGV, from the exons ATGGATAGTTCTCAGGCACCGTTGATGGCGGATCATAGCCAAGGGGACGACCTCGATTATGACAGAACAGACGACGACCGCTGCGAGCGCCCTACCAAGGATGCTCACGCGAGCCCTGGAATTTTCATGGTCATACTGACTATTGCAGCGGGCATAAGTGGTCTTCTTTTTGGAT ATGATACTGGCGTCATATCCGCAACCCTCGTTTCGATCGGAACATCGCTGTCGAATCGCGAACTCACTTCTATGGACAAGTCTATCATTACATCTTCAACGTCGCTATTTGCTCTACTTATTTCTCCCTTCTCGTCCGTGCTAGCGGACCGCCTTGGTCGCAAACGAGTTGTACTATACGCCGACATTCTATTCATCCTCGGAGCCGTCCTACAGGCAATTTCCTCTACTGTCGCTATCATGGTTGTCGGACGTTGCATTATTGGGGCAGGCGTTGGCGCTGCAAGTTTTGTGGTACCGCTATATATTGCAGAGCTGGCTCCAGCGTCGCACCGAGGAAGGCTTGTAACAGCAACAGTCATGTTCATCACGATGGGACAGATGGTTGCCTACGTTATTGGTTGGGCATTCTCAGCGTATGGTTCCGAACAGACCGGGTGGCGTTGGAtggttggtcttggtgcCGTGCCTGCTGGGATTCAGGCTGTGATTGTGGTCTTCATGCCCGAGACACCACGTTGGcttgtcaaggctggcaaatcagcaaaagcaaaagccaTCGTCCAGCGAGTCAATGGAGGAGCCGGGGCTACGGAAGAAGCTGGAGCCATCATAAAAGAGATTGAAATCGAGATCCGTGAGGAAGAGAATGTTCGGCGACTACGGGACCAGCAGTCTGCAAGATGGAAGTGGCTTGGAACATGGCGAGACCTCATTAGCGAAGGCAAAAATCGACGAGCCCTAGCCATCGCATGCTTGTTGCAAGGTCTACAGCAATTGTGCGGATTT AACTCGCTCATGTACTTTTCGGCTACAATCTTCACCGTAGTAGGGTTCAGTAACCCAACTTTGACCTCGCTTACAGTCGCGGTTACGAACTTTCTGTTCACCTCGGTGGCACTGGGACTTGTTGATCGGATAGGAAGGCGACGGGTTCTGCTATACTCGATCCCGTTTATGATTCTGGGCTTACTTTTTGCGGCGTTTGGCTTCTCGTTTCTGTCTTTTAGCGACACGAACTCTCACTCTCACAAGCATCCAGAAGCAGGGACTCAAGGTGCGGCCTACATTATACTTGTTAGTATAATGCTCTACGTGGCATCGTATGCCCTTGGATTAGGAAACGTGCCCTGGATGCAAAGCGAGCTGTTTCCTTTGTCGGTACGGTCACTGGGGAGTGGCATTGCGACTGCGACAAACTGGAGTGCCAACTTTGTTATCGGATTGACTTTTCTACCGTTGATGGATGCTCTTAGTCCATCATGGACGTTTGTCCTGTACGCGGTAATATGTGGAGTTGGGTATTTCCTAGTATGGCGAATATATCCAGAGACAGCAGGCTTGAGTCTGGAGGAAGCGACGGCGTTACTAGAGCGAGGATGGGGTGTTTGA
- a CDS encoding protein kinase-like protein (similar to Metarhizium robertsii ARSEF 23 XP_007819929.1) — translation MVSNRELNDRKPDGCDTVLFDRMYWRTGNSCMKRTLRRHEWQTTTRGNLYVPPTTFPQRWKTDAATLEYLSSKTDIPLPRLQCTFEDYGAFYHLTEYVPGVSMRDLAEPDKEVVKVELLKHIETLRSLHSDKPGVPGQELLYPPLRVHAGQWKVNSCWKPRADIPQEDYVFCHNDLEQHNIIVDPTTLKINAIIDWEYAGFWPKWFEVEFWKRAGPSVALNDEIDDLERCREWLLENCEEVVMPPLQ, via the coding sequence ATGGTCTCTAACCGTGAGCTCAATGACCGCAAGCCGGACGGCTGCGACACCGTCCTCTTCGACAGAATGTATTGGAGGACAGGCAATTCCTGCATGAAGCGAACCCTCCGCAGGCATGAATGGCAAACAACCACGCGAGGCAACCTCTACGTACCTCCGACGACTTTCCCACAGCGATGGAAAACTGATGCCGCCACCTTGGAATATCTATCTAGCAAGACCGATATACCCCTTCCCCGCCTCCAATGCACCTTTGAAGATTATGGAGCGTTCTACCATTTGACGGAGTACGTACCTGGTGTTTCCATGCGAGACCTCGCAGAACCCGACAAAGAAGTAGTCAAAGTCGAGCTTCTCAAGCACATTGAAACCTTGCGAAGCTTGCACTCGGATAAGCCTGGAGTCCCCGGGCAAGAGTTGCTTTACCCTCCTCTTCGCGTACATGCCGGCCAATGGAAGGTCAATAGCTGCTGGAAACCCAGAGCCGATATACCACAAGAGGACTATGTCTTTTGCCACAACGATCTTGAACAGCATAATATCATTGTTGACCCTACAACCCTCAAAATCAACGCGATTATTGACTGGGAGTATGCGGGTTTCTGGCCGAAGTGGTTTGAAGTTGAATTCTGGAAACGAGCCGGACCTAGCGTTGCGCTGAACGACGAGATTGATGATCTGGAGCGCTGTCGGGAATGGCTTTTGGAAAATTGTGAGGAAGTGGTGATGCCCCCTCTACAATaa
- a CDS encoding transcription factor Zn, C2H2 (similar to Metarhizium robertsii ARSEF 23 XP_007821558.2): MNNQNQNPSPAMLPDAKKPIWTKFGERREQSNDNKPSPSRQTNIEHYWKREALHAHREQNTGGTVHPPPQPSRIAVVFAGSPSPGKASTTPNSASTVPNILDSPRNEKTGVRLLAQSFAQQAAQPSSATPPTSSRSTPSYSRGRPKGWKPGMSYAAMRGNTPPRWKTARSPRQPRVKAPLPGFGRRPGRPPRPISPPPKELYYKAKPRFVNFLCEWSGCKAELHNLDTLRRHIRVVHEIHGKWSCHWGQCKLDGCTDVRQWFSHLEEAHLVPFQWHIGDGPSNTRGTDVEMPDKSPDELPDFLMDSAGHQVTPSIKDQSIEDFATWKENRRKLKELLIQRDKNLPSESSESSEAGET; encoded by the coding sequence AtgaacaaccagaaccagaacccATCACCTGCTATGCTCCCAGACGCAAAAAAGCCCATCTGGACAAAATTTGGCGAGAGACGTGAACAATCCAACGATAACAAACCTAGTCCTTCTCGCCAAACGAATATAGAACACTACTGGAAGCGTGAAGCCCTTCACGCGCATAGGGAGCAGAATACAGGCGGAACCGTCCACCCGCCTCCTCAACCGTCCAGAATCGCCGTAGTCTTTGCCGGCTCACCGTCGCCAGGAAAGGCGTCCACGACCCCCAACTCTGCCAGCACTGTACCAAATATTTTGGATTCCCCCAGGAATGAAAAGACAGGTGTACGTCTCCTGGCGCAGTCTTTTGCGCAACAAGCCGCCCAACCTAGCAGCGCTACGCCGCCTACTTCTTCAAGATCAACGCCGTCTTACAGCCGAGGACGCCCAAAAGGATGGAAACCTGGCATGTCATATGCCGCCATGCGCGGCAATACTCCTCCAAGGTGGAAGACAGCTCGATCCCCTCGCCAGCCTCGCGTCAAAGCACCACTTCCAGGGTTTGGCCGCAGACCAGGGCggccaccaagaccaatctCACCACCGCCCAAGGAGCTTTACTACAAGGCGAAACCGCGTTTTGTGAACTTTTTATGCGAGTGGAGTGGCTGCAAGGCCGAGTTACATAACCTTGATACCCTGCGAAGGCATATTCGTGTCGTTCATGAGATACACGGCAAGTGGTCTTGTCACTGGGGGCAGTGCAAACTAGATGGCTGCACTGATGTGCGTCAATGGTTCTCTCACTTGGAAGAAGCCCACCTAGTTCCTTTTCAGTGGCACATAGGTGATGGACCGAGCAACACCAGAGGCACAGACGTTGAGATGCCTGACAAGTCTCCAGACGAACTTCCCGATTTTCTGATGGACTCGGCAGGTCACCAAGTGACGCCATCGATCAAAGACCAAAGTATAGAAGACTTTGCAACCTGGAAGGAAAATCGCCGGAAGCTTAAAGAGTTGTTGATTCAGCGTGATAAGAATCTGCCATCTGAGTCTTCCGAGTCTTCCGAGGCAGGGGAGACCTGA
- a CDS encoding short-chain dehydrogenase (similar to Metarhizium robertsii ARSEF 23 XP_007821557.1), producing the protein MSKFYAIVAGAGSGTGASVALRFAKQYPVVLLARKAANYEPIVQQIRDAGGSAYGYTADASDPASVDGAFAQIDRDLRGHKLAAAVYNANAGFAYKPFLELKVDDLDTSLGTAANGLFYFAQKTLPQLLDAVATSPHPPSLLVTGATASIRGSAKFTTFAAGKFAQRAITQSLAREFGPQGVHVALAIIDGGIDTPWGKERVVNNGVADGKIAPEAIAESYWHLHTQPRSAFTQELDIRPYVEKF; encoded by the exons ATGTCCAAATTCTACGCCATCGTCGCAGGCGCCGGTTCCGGAACAGGCGCCTCCGTCGCCCTCCGCTTCGCCAAACAATACCCCGTCGTGCTTCTTGCCCGCAAAGCCGCAAACTACGAGCCCATCGTCCAGCAGATCCGGGACGCGGGCGGCTCAGCGTACGGCTACACGGCGGATGCGTCGGACCCGGCGTCTGTAGATGGTGCGTTTGCGCAGATCGACAGGGATCTACGGGGGCAtaagttggcggcggcggtgtaTAATGCCAATGCTGGGTTTGCGTATAAGCCGTTTCTGGAGTTGaaggttgatgatttggataCTAGCCTTGGGACTGCGGC AAATGGCCTCTTTTACTTTGCTCAAAAAACGCTCCCCCAACTCCTGGATGCTGTTGCTACCTCGCCTCACCCTCCCAGTCTGCTCGTCACCGGAGCCACAGCCTCCATCCGGGGTTCCGCCAAATTCACTACCTTTGCGGCTGGCAAGTTTGCGCAGAGGGCTATTACGCAGTCTCTCGCCAGGGAGTTTGGACCGCAGGGCGTACATGTCGCGCTGGCTATTATCGATGGCGGTATAGACACGCCTTGGGGAAAGGAGCGTGTGGTTAACAATGGGGTTGCGGATGGGAAGATTGCCCCCGAGGCT ATTGCTGAGAGTTATTGGCACTTACATACCCAGCCGAGATCTGCGTTTACACAGGAATTAGATATCAGGCCGTATGTGGAGAAGTTTTAG
- a CDS encoding multidrug resistance protein (similar to Coccidioides immitis RS XP_001244779.1), with protein sequence MPMDIVDRELAAAEQNASPERYERRASNEIERVLSASSASTSSDSNNGDNDDDAFRRNMSRVSTQNDLERHPTELSRIATARSQHNITVGGGLRSRTASRASKKPLPAFGAGKAYPPPLPEREEYVVEFDGPHDPMHSQNWPMRKKLLTAAMLSYTTLTSAFASSIFSAATTVVASSYGVGSEVGLLGTTFYVLGFAFGPSLWAPMSELQGRRLPIVVAMFGFSLFSIACATGKDIQTILITRFFSGFFGACPLAVVAAVFSDMFDNRTRGIAVTIFSMATFTGPLLAPFIGGFIVTSHLGWRWTEYLVSIMGFVAFILDFFFLEETYPPVILIDKAADLRRRTKNWGIHAKQEEIEVDFKELAQKNFTRPLRLLFTEPIILALSVYMSFIYGILYLFLTAYPLVFVGVHGFTLGQSGLTFFGMICGQLLAGAAVILQQPWYNRKLAGNNGIPVPEWRLPSMMAGGISFAIGIFWFGWTGYTKSIHWIVPAISGIFTGFGLMSIFLQALNYLVDAYLMFAASAIAGNTFMRSLAGAGFPLFARQMFQGMGIQWAATLLGCVAIVLAPIPFIFYKYGAKIRAKSEYAPTFAAPPMQHSEDETETGDSSTEKEGENNAALASVPKKESDGGLVQNV encoded by the exons ATGCCAATGGACATAGTGGACCGGGAGCTTGCCGCCGCAGAGCAAAATGCATCGCCGGAGCGTTACGAACGACGAGCCAGCAACGAGATTGAGCGAGTCCTCTCCGCCTCATCAGCCTCTACATCCTCCGACTCCAACAACGGCGACAACGACGATGACGCCTTCCGGCGCAACATGAGCCGCGTCTCTACGCAAAACGACCTGGAGCGCCATCCCACGGAACTGAGTCGCATCGCCACCGCGCGAAGCCAGCACAACATCACTGTCGGAGGCGGCCTGCGCAGCCGCACCGCCAGCAGGGCGTCCAAGAAACCTCTGCCGGCGTTTGGTGCCGGAAAAGCGTAcccgccgccgttgccagAGCGAGAAGAGTATGTAGTTGAGTTTGACGGGCCTCACGATCCCATGCATTCGCAGAATTGGCCTATGcggaagaagctgctcacTGCGGCTATGCTGAGCTACACGACCCTCACGTCAGCATTCGCATCGTCCATCTTCTCTGCTGCGACGACGGTCGTCGCATCCTCGTATGGCGTCGGTTCAGAAGTCGGCTTGCTAGGAACGACGTTCTACGTCCTTGGATTTGCGTTCGGTCCCTCGCTCTGGGCGCCCATGTCTGAATTGCAGGGCCGGAGACTGCCCATCGTCGTGGCCATGTTCGgcttctccctcttctcgATTGCCTGCGCGACGGGCAAGGACATACAGACCATCCTCATCACGCGCTTCTTCTCAGGCTTCTTTGGTGCCTGTCCGCTTGCCGTTGTTGCAGCCGTCTTCTCCGACATGTTTGACAACAGGACGCGCGGTATCGCCgtcaccatcttctccatggcGACATTTACAGGTCCCCTCCTGGCCCCGTTTATCGGcggcttcatcgtcacaTCCCATCTTGGCTGGCGGTGGACCGAGTACCTCGTTTCGATTATGGGCTTCGTCGCCTTCAtcctcgacttcttcttcctggaaGAGACGTACCCGCctgtcatcctcatcgacaaggctgccgaCTTGCGCCGCCGAACGAAGAACTGGGGCATCCATGCGAAGCAGGAGGAAATCGAAGTCGACTTCAAGGAACTTGCGCAGAAGAACTTTACGCGTCCGCTGCGTCTTCTCTTCACTGAGCCCATCATCCTCGCTCTCTCCGTGTACATGAGCTTCATCTATGGCATTTTGTATCTCTTCCTGACGGCTTATCCGCTCGTATTTGTTGGCGTCCATGGATTTACACTCGGCCAGAGCGGTCTCACCTTTTTCGGCATGATTTGCGGACAACTCCTCGCCGGTGCGGCCGTCATCCTGCAACAGCCGTGGTATAATCGCAAATTAGCTGGGAATAACGGCATTCCCGTCCCTGAATGGCGATTACCCAGCATGATGGCCGGTGGCATTtcctttgccattggcatcttCTGGTTCGGATG GACCGGATACACCAAGAGCATCCACTGGATCGTCCCCGCCATAAGCGGCATCTTCACCGGCTTCGGCCTcatgtccatcttcctccaagCACTCAACTACCTCGTCGACGCGTACCTCATGTTCGCGGCCTCCGCCATCGCCGGCAACACATTCATGCGATCCCTCGCAGGAGCAGGCTTCCCGCTCTTCGCTCGACAAATGTTTCAGGGAATGGGTATCCAGTGGGCGGCCACGCTCTTAGGCTGCGTGGCCATAGTGCTGGCTCCCATTCCGTTCATCTTTTACAAGTACGGAGCCAAGATTCGCGCCAAGAGCGAGTACGCGCCTACGTTTGCGGCGCCGCCTATGCAGCATAGTGAGGATGAGACGGAGACGGGGGACTCGTCGACGGAGAAGGAGGGCGAGAATAATGCTGCCTTGGCTAGTGTGCCGAAGAAGGAGAGCGATGGGGGGTTGGTGCAAAATGTTTGA
- a CDS encoding peptidase C12, ubiquitin carboxyl-terminal hydrolase 1 (similar to Metarhizium robertsii ARSEF 23 XP_007821554.1) gives MPTEGVWISPTGRKVFIPLENNPDVFTNLVHDLGVSPDLGFYDVYSLDEPSLLSHIPRPVYALIFIAPSDMQTAVRQEDKLPKSVMDGGLTYDKSGPDEPVNWWFQTIGNACGLYALVHSVANGEARQFVGKGSVLDKVIERGIPLEPEERAKSFYDDQELEEAHMRAAIQGSSKAPPAEDHPGHHFIAFVKGKDGHLWELEGSSDGPIDRGELADGDDMLSEKALEQGVKRFLKFGEGNLNFSIVALAKKD, from the coding sequence atgccaacagaAGGAGTCTGGATCTCGCCCACCGGCCGCAAAGTATTCATCCCCCTCGAAAACAACCCTGATGTATTCACCAACCTAGTCCACGACCTTGGCGTCTCTCCCGACCTAGGTTTCTACGACGTCTACAGCCTCGACGAACCATCCCTCTTGTCCCACATCCCGCGTCCAGTCTACGCCCTCATATTCATAGCCCCCAGTGATATGCAAACCGCTGTGCGCCAGGAAGACAAACTACCCAAATCAGTAATGGACGGAGGCCTGACCTACGATAAGAGCGGCCCCGACGAGCCCGTGAACTGGTGGTTCCAGACGATTGGAAACGCCTGTGGACTGTATGCGTTGGTTCACTCAGTGGCGAATGGAGAAGCGAGACAGTTCGTAGGAAAGGGCTCCGTACTGGACAAGGTGATTGAGAGAGGGATCCCCCTAGAGCCCGAGGAGCGTGCCAAGAGCTTTTATGATGAtcaggagctggaggaggctCATATGCGGGCGGCAATACAGGGCAGTTCGAAGGCTCCGCCGGCGGAGGATCATCCCGGACATCACTTTATTGCGTTTGTGAAGGGCAAGGATGGGCATTTGTGGGAGTTGGAGGGGTCGTCGGATGGTCCTATTGATCGGGGGGAGTTGGCGGATGGGGATGACATGTTGAGTGAGAAGGCTTTGGAGCAAGGGGTGAAGAGGTTTTTGAAGTTTGGTGAGGGCAATCTTAACTTTAGCATAGTTGCTCTGGCGAAGAAGGACTAA
- a CDS encoding C2 domain-containing protein (similar to Coccidioides immitis RS XP_001247737.1), producing MNVNEHVAPSGQHYSGRNRIPNIQQFMDQLDAEKKERDAAIDSELKKNKQHKEATDHTNSEKPLRRDLRTVRDPVTGKDVQIRDAKTDFKDVVENPQMSIPNENLGKPATIATSSKQSGEEYRYAQDVTAPPDPVHEGATSDVPIRSEKTSVLFYKTPSVSYEPMFAALENKGNLLCLGIFIAIIFVGKFFGGRLLGLIPLAFCISSGVFLWVKDLIRQGRDLEWSSEQERGETATVNLIPESVEWMNTMIGIMWGLINPEMFASVADTLEDVMQASVPGIVENVRVADISQGSNPIRILNMRALPDSHVTDIKDEIHKENEKKMDKDELAAVEQAGEFYNMEVSIAYHAKPSGEDVASKARNMGMQLVFYLGIKGLFGVPLPIWVELIGLVATARIRFQLTPDPPFLKTVSFTLMGVPNVQAGCTPMIEKGVNILNLPLISNFVNWAISAAASMYVAPKSMTLDMSKMLQGDDIKKETQALGIMFIRIHKATGLSKQDQRGSKGGGSDPYITVSWSKFGKPQFCTRVIQDDLNPVFEETCGLLVTSDLIKADEQLSMELWDSDRSSADDVVGKVELSIQKLIQHPGKMFPQVSKLRGVKADSSMPGELHWEVGFFGKTQFRKALRTHGKDLKLPKELMDKPELQEDKGTIENEEEDAVEHTPPDPLWPSGILSIVVHQIVGLELANIKGSNGKRKGREYEPARPEAGEVKEEQSRKLPSSYCTILVNDDLVYKTRVKVVSSQPIFNAGTEKFIRDWRSSVVTISVRDSRNRQHDPLIGVVPLKLSDVLQTSSESTRWYPLDGGIGFGRVRISLLFRSVELKLPPPQLGWDIGTFEFLSDAITTTGYAPGSKVKLRLRTGGSSASIKRQFSNKDGDGFKIDISGGESGQKLRLPVRHRYRSPIFIEFYPAGNRNPDAYASLWLLELVDGEVKDFDVPIFKCDNSVRLSQNYITQENYREIPDTNIEEVGRVKFKGRFSAGTDSDHIRFVSDNDSRETIESWEACYAEGVREQEVRAEVPPLVQKLHDQSLTQGRDVLAQADEKEKEKWMTKDGTDWSGAFGQDPKQLMARRSDEQQDSEEYDDFNEDDDDDDSPDLGIQDAESLASHPSDGSDPAPRKSMDTDVTSGSGSSRSGGSKNPYKKYKDYKEGSRDMHRRHRGLMQWRPMRNAQFAKDEAKYALRKVTKLGALDGREPDVETEV from the exons ATGAATGTCAACGAACACGTTGCGCCTTCCGGCCAGCATTACAGTGGGCGCAATCGCATCCCCAATATTCAGCAGTTTATGGACCAGCTCGacgcggagaagaaggagagagacGCTGCTATTGATTCCGAGCTGAAGAAAAACAAACAGCACAAGGAAGCCACAGATCATACAAACTCAGAGAAACCCCTTAGAAGGGACTTGCGaactgtgcgagatccggTTACTGGCAAAGATGTGCAAATACGGGACGCCAAAACCGACTTTAAAGACGTCGTAGAAAATCCTCAG ATGTCCATCCCTAATGAGAACTTGGGCAAACCAGCTACCATTGCCACATCTTCGAAGCAGTCCGGGGAGGAATATCGTTATGCACAGGATGTCACAGCTCCCCCGGACCCCGTTCATGAAGGTGCCACTTCAGATGTACCCATACGAAGCGAGAAAACGTCCGTCTTGTTTTACAAGACACCTTCTGTCAGCTATGAACCAATGTTCGCTGCATTAGAGAACAAAGGAAACTTGTTGTGCCTTGGTAttttcatcgccatcatcttcgttggcaagttctttggcggcagaCTGCTTGGCCTTATTCCCTTGGCCTTTTGTATTTCGTCTGGAGTTTTCTTGTGGGTTAAAGACCTTATTCGCCAAGGAAGGGATCTCGAATGGTCTAGCGAGCAGGAACGTGGCGAAACTGCAACTGTCAATTTGATCCCAGAGTCTGTGGAATGGATGAATACCATGATTGGGATTATGTGGGGATTGATCAACCCGGAGATGTTTGCCTCTGTTGCCGATAC GTTGGAAGACGTCATGCAAGCTTCCGTTCCAGGTATCGTGGAAAATGTGCGAGTTGCCGATATATCCCAAGGCAGCAACCCAATCCGAATTCTCAATATGCGTGCTTTACCAGACAGTCACGTAACCGATATCAAAGATGAAATCCACAAGGAAAACGAAAAGAAGATGGACAAGGATGAGCTCGCTGCGGTTGAACAAGCCGGAGAATTTTACAACATGGAAGTGTCCATTGCATACCACGCCAAACCTTCTGGCGAGGATGTTGCGTCAAAGGCCAGGAATATGGGTATGCAACTTGTATTCTATCTTGGCATCAAGGGGCTATTTGGCGTTCCCCTCCCAATTTGGGTGGAATTAATTGGTCTCGTTGCAACGGCCCGAATTCGTTTCCAACTGACTCCCGACCCTCCTTTCCTCAAGACTGTTTCGTTCACTCTCATGGGCGTCCCCAACGTTCAGGCAGGATGTACACCTATGATTGAGAAGGGGGTGAACATTCTGAACCTCCCGTTGATCTCTAACTTTGTGAATTGGGCTATCAGTGCGGCTGCGTCAATGTACGTGGCACCAAAGAGCATGACGCTCGACATGAGCAAGATGCTTCAGGGAGACGACATTAAGAAGGAGACCCAAGCACTGGGCATCATGTTTATCAGAATCCACAAGGCTACTGGACTCAGCAAGCAGGATCAGAGAGGCAGCAAAGGTGGTGGGTCTGATCCTTACATTACTGTCAGCTGGAGCAAGTTCGGAAAGCCTCAGTTCTGTACTCGTGTTATTCAGGACGACTTGAATCCCGTTTTTGAGGAAACATGTGGCCTGTTGGTCACAAGCGATCTCATCAAAGCAGACGAGCAGCTATCCATGGAGCTCTGGGACAGCGACCGATCATCCGCCGATGacgttgttggcaaggtGGAACTTAGTATTCAAAAACTCATCCAACATCCTGGAAAGATGTTTCCTCAAGTTTCAAAGCTTCGTGGTGTCAAAGCAGATAGCAGCATGCCAGGAGAACTCCACTGGGAAGttggcttctttggcaaAACACAGTTCCGCAAGGCTCTTCGTACGCATGGAAAGGACTTGAAGCTGCCCAAGGAACTCATGGATAAGCCTGAGCTTCAAGAAGACAAGGGTACGATTgaaaacgaagaagaagacgcagTCGAACATACTCCACCTGACCCTCTCTGGCCCTCGGGTATCCTTAGTATTGTGGTACATCAGATTGTTGGTCTCGAGCTTGCTAATATCAAGGGATCAAATGGAAAGCGCAAGGGTAGAGAGTACGAGCCTGCTCGACCCGAGGCTGGTGAGGTGAAGGAAGAACAGAGCCGAAAGCTCCCCAGCTCATACTGCACTATCCTGGTTAACGATGACTTGGTATACAAGACTCGAGTAAAGGTAGTATCGTCTCAGCCTATCTTCAACGCTGGTACAGAGAAGTTTATTCGAGATTGGAGATCCAGTGTCGTTACGATATCAGTACGGGACTCTCGCAATCGTCAGCACGACCCTCTCATCGGCGTGGTGCCATTGAAGCTCTCGGATGTCTTGCAAACAAGCAGTGAGTCAACTCGATGGTACCCTCTTGATGGAGGTATTGGGTTCGGTCGTGTCCGaatttctcttctcttccgATCAGTCGAACTCAAATTACCACCACCTCAGTTGGGCTGGGATATTGGTACATTTGAGTTCTTGTCTGACGCGATCACAACCACCGGATATGCCCCTGGTTCCAAGGTCAAGCTCAGATTGAGAACAGGAGGATCATCAGCAAGTATCAAACGCCAGTTTTCCAATAAGGACGGCGACGGCTTCAAGATTGACATATCTGGCGGAGAATCTGGCCAGAAATTGCGCCTACCCGTTCGCCATCGATACAGATCACCAATTTTCATTGAGTTTTACCCAGCAGGGAACAGAAACCCAGACGCCTACGCTTCCCTGTGGCTGCTGGAGCtcgttgatggtgaagtaAAGGACTTTGACGTGCCGATATTCAAGTGTGACAATAGCGTCCGTCTGTCACAGAACTACATCACCCAGGAGAACTACAGAGAGATTCCAGACACGAATATCGAGGAAGTCGGCAGAGTCAAGTTCAAAGGTCGTTTCTCAGCAGGTACAGACTCTGATCACATCAGATTCGTCAGTGATAATGACTCTCGAGAAACTATCGAAAGCTGGGAAGCATGCTATGCGGAGGGAGTTAGGGAACAGGAGGTTCGAGCCGAAGTGCCTCCACTGGTTCAAAAGCTCCACGATCAATCCCTGACGCAAGGACGTGATGTTCTCGCACAAGCAGacgagaaggagaaggagaaatgGATGACCAAGGATGGTACAGACTGGAGCGGTGCCTTTGGACAAGATCCGAAGCAGCTGATGGCCAGAAGGTCAGATGAACAACAAGACAGCGAAGAGTATGACGACTTcaatgaagacgacgacgacgatgataGCCCTGATCTTGGTATTCAAGATGCCGAGTCGCTAGCATCTCACCCATCCGATGGAAGTGACCCTGCACCACGCAAGTCGATGGATACCGATGTAACGAGTGGGAGCGGTTCCTCTCGCTCTGGCGGCAGCAAGAACCCATATAAGAAATACAAAGACTACAAAGAGGGCAGTCGGGATATGCATCGTAGACACAGAGGGTTAATGCAGTGGCGTCCAATGCGCAATGCGCAATTTGCAAAAGATGAGGCCAAGTATGCACTGAGGAAGGTTACCAAGCTTGGAGCTCTTGATGGCCGTGAGCCGGATGTGGAAACCGAAGTGTGA